The genomic region GAGTTGCTCTGTAGCCCCTACGCGAGCTACAGGATTAGGGGAGGGGAGTTCAATAGGCCCAAGAGTGAATCGTTGCAACCAGTCTAAAGAATGATGAATAGGGTTGGGAAATGATATTTGATAGTTGTAGTAAGCTATAGAGAGATAATTTAATTGGAACTGCTGCGGAAGATAAAAAAATAGAAAGTTTGATTAAGATGAGATAGCACAAAACTAGAATATAAGGAGAAATTTAAAGAAAACCGTTGAGTCTCAGCTAAATCCCACACGCTTCTGCTTCTCCGTAATTTTGGATATCTTTCCCTGTCCAGCTACTCCACGCCACGTCAACCTCACCCCACCACCCACCTCGTCACATCGCGTAGCATCCGGAATTCCGGACCACTTCGACGACTTCGCCGGCGCCGAGCACAATCCACGACCGCCCCCCAGCCAGCCATGTCCAAGTACGGTACCATCCCGACAACCTCGTCTACTCCGGCGCCCGAGGGCTCCTCCCAGCTCGACTTCATCTCCCGCGCCAAGGCCCGCGGCGCGTCCGCGCTCGCCACGCGCCGTCCCTGGCGCGAGCTCGCGGACCCGCGCGCGCTCTCCGTCCCGCGCGGCTTCTCAGACGCCTACCGCCGGGCGCGCGCCAACCTCGCGCACTTCGCCGCCAACTACGCGCTCGTCGTCCTGCTCGTTGTCTTTGTCTCCCTGCTCTGGCGGCCGGTCTCCATGCTCGTCTTCCTCGCCTGCTTCGCCGCCTGGCTCGTGCTCTACTTCCTCCGCGACCGCGACGTGGACGGGACGCTCGTGATTTGCGGGCGGGGCGTCGGGGACGGCGTGGTCGTCGCGGTCACGCTCGTCCTGCTGCTGCTCACCGGCGCCACGGGCTTCATCCTCACCTCGCTGCTCGTCGGGCTTCTGCTTGTCCTGCTCCACGCACTGCTGCACCGCCCCGCCGACAGCATCGACGACGAGGCCGGGAGATGGTACACGCCAGTGCCGCCGTCCAACTACTAGCTAGTCTGAGCCTCTGAGGTGCTGCTCCTCCTCCTATTGCTTCTT from Zea mays cultivar B73 chromosome 6, Zm-B73-REFERENCE-NAM-5.0, whole genome shotgun sequence harbors:
- the LOC100283839 gene encoding prenylated rab acceptor family protein, translating into MSKYGTIPTTSSTPAPEGSSQLDFISRAKARGASALATRRPWRELADPRALSVPRGFSDAYRRARANLAHFAANYALVVLLVVFVSLLWRPVSMLVFLACFAAWLVLYFLRDRDVDGTLVICGRGVGDGVVVAVTLVLLLLTGATGFILTSLLVGLLLVLLHALLHRPADSIDDEAGRWYTPVPPSNY